From the Chelonoidis abingdonii isolate Lonesome George chromosome 4, CheloAbing_2.0, whole genome shotgun sequence genome, the window tgtaaatccatggtatgcccacatcttgaatactgcatgcaactctggtggccccatctcaaaaaagatattggaattggaaaagggaaaaaaaaaaaaatgattaggggcatggaacagcttccatatgaggagaaattaagaaGATTGAGACTttccagtttggaaaagagacaactacgGATGGgcagatatgatagaggtctataaaatcatgcctggtgtgGAGTAAACTGGTGTTTTCTCCTTCTCATAACGcataggggtcaccaaatgaaattaataggcagaaggcttaaaacaaacaaggaagtatttcttcacacaacaacacaggcaacctgtggaactctttgccagaggatgttgtgacgGGCAAGACtaattgggttcaaaaaaagaacttgataaattcaaaggataggaccatcaatggctattagccaggatgggcagggatggttgtccctaccctctgtttgctaaaagctgggaatggcttatctgttctgttgattccttctagggtacctggcattggccactgttggaagacaggatactgggctagatggacctttggtctgacccagtgtggctgttacGTTCAAAGTCACAATCAGGATTAGGGCCTTGTGCTAGATGCTGTTGGATATACATGCAGACAATTTTTCCTTGAATAGCTTATAGTTTCCATGTTgaattttaaaactatatttaaacattttcaataaaaatgctGCCTATTTTGAAACCATTTCCTGTAGATAGTTGAGAAATGTTTTCAGTATGTTGTATCAGTGTTGCATTTTCTTCTCCAGAACCATTTGTTCTGGCTTCAGAATACGAGCCCTGCATCTGCAAAAGTAAGTGCCCTGATCTGGGAGGGAAGTGAGTGCAAGAAGGTGGACATGTCTGTGCTGGAGATCAGCGGGATCATCATGAGCAGAGTAAGgattcctcctttctccctcttccccccaccccccgagggcatgtctacactacaaagttaagtctaCTTATGTTAGATTGATTTACAGCCACAGCAATAAATTACTGCagtttttcatgtccacactactctCCTGTCAGCGATGTGTGTTCTCCCCAGGAGCACTTTCACTGACCTAAACTCTAGGCCGAGCTCCCAGTCAGAGCCCAGCTGCCACCCAGGCTCTCAGCTCTGCACTCCCCATGAAGCAAGCTCTCTGCACATTAGGGAGCTGAGAGGTTTGCAGGGAGCCCACAATCTAGAGCTCACAGCTGGGACACCCCCCTGCTCAACTGCACAACAGGAACTCTAccagcagtgaaattgacattgtCATTTCCATGGATCTGGCTGTCAGCCACCCTGACAGATAACAGGTGATGGAAGTAAATGTCTATACAGACACTGTGTTGTCATAATATGGAATCATTTTATGCCAGACTTGTGGTTTTTCACTTCCTTTCGCTGTAGCTTTTCTAGTATATTTCCTGGTTTAATCTTGCTCACTTGCTGTGTTCCGAGTTCAGTGAGTGGAAAGATGAAGTGTGTAATGGCTGAACTTTATCTTACAGTGACACCAAATACGGTTTCTTTGAAGCAGAAGGTTATGTATGTACTTACACATACAGGTTTCCTAATGGAGTTTTGGAATTGAAGAATTTTCCCTATTGGTTTAACatacagtaattttaaaaattagttgtAGCTCATATAGTGCTAATGATATTTGCCTATTCTCCAGGTTAATGCCTATCAGCAGGGAGTAGGCTATCAGATGCTGGGAAACGTTGTCACCATTGGGTTAGCATGTCTTCCTTTCCTCTACCGGCTCGTCCATACAAAGAATCTTGAACAGCTGCGATCCATTTCAATGAAGGAACTTTTGAATATCTTTTGTGGGGCTCCTACCATCACCCCTGTCATTGTCTTGGCTGTGATTAACTTCCTTGAGCGTCTCTGCCTGACTTGGATGTTTTTCTTTATGATGTGTGTTGCTGAGAGAACGTACAAACAGGTTTGTCTAAATGTGCTGAGTTACTTTTCATGAACATGCTGCTGTCATTGCTTCCCCTCTTAAAGCAGTTGCTGAGATGCGTGTTTGGGAGCAGTAAGACACTGTGGGGAATGCTGGGATATCTTTATACCTGACGTGCTATGGCAGGTCTCTTCCCCTAAGAGATGCAAAGACTAACTTCCACCATGAATTAGTCTTTAAAAGCTTGCTATTTTTTCTCCATACTGCTGAAAGGAAATTAACCTTAAGTACTTGCTATCTTACAAGTCTGGGGCAAATTGGAGCAATCTAGGAAAAGTTGTTAGCCGTGCCAGTACTGTGAAGCTTACAGTTATGCGATTTGTCTTAGAATGAGAAATAAGTGTTCACCAGGAAGTAATGTGACCCCAAGGTGGAAGACTACAGCTGCCTGGCTGGATTTGATTGGCCTAAAGAGAAATCCTCTGATGGGGCCCAGGTCATAAGGATGTGTCTTTGTATCTATCACATCCTTCCACAAGGGAATGTGGCTAACAGGTTTGCTAGTTTGCTACTGTTGATATAGAAGTGGTATACTGGGATGATTGTTATCCTTTAAGTGAGAGAAACACTAAAGGTGTCATGGTTTCCTCTTGTACAGGAATGTTATTCCTACCACTGGCAAGCACAAATAATTTGTTTAGCAACTAATGTACATATTATATTAAGTACCATATGGATGCTAACTTTAGACTATATCAGTGTGGATTTTCTTTACTGACACACTTTTCTTTGCAGCGGTTTTTGTTTGCCAAACTTTTCAGTCACATAACATCTGCTCGGAAAGCCAGGAAGTATGAAATCCCCCACTTCAGACTCAAGAAGGTGGAGAATATTAAAATTTGGTTGTCACTGCGCTCCTATCTAAAGGCAAGTCATGATCCAAAGAGTACAAGCATATGTTTAAACGTTAACAAACTAAAGCAAGTGGTGTAAACAAAGTTGGTGGAAGGTTGCAGGTggactccagctgctgcagaagctgGAGTTCAGGATATTACAACCTTTTCCTGGGTAGCTGAAAACTATTGCTATATTTGTGCTTTTACTGAAATTCAAAAGGTTTCCCAGGTCTGATTAAACATTTCTGTTTCCACAGAGGAGAGGGCCCCAGCGATCTGTGGATGTAGTTGTCTCTTCAATCTTTTTATTGGCTCTATCAATTGCTTTCATATGCTGTGCACAGGTGAGACTCACATTTTATGTTCTGTGAGCAATAAAAAGCCAGTGAAAAACTTCTTCTCAGTATAACTGGTAACTGCTTTGCAGGTAGATTTTGGTCCTTAAGTAGATTTCTGAGgggcttttttcccttttgtagaTAAGTGTAGTTGTTAGCAACAGTTTGCAAAATGGTTTCATTGTGCTGCAGATGAATGCTTACGCTTTTGCTAGTTAACTGCCCATCTCAACTTTGGCTTTGCTGAGTGTAGTAATGTTGGGATCCAGTTTCATATGTGCTGAGGGAAAGAGACTCATCCAACCAGTTCCTTTAACAATCAAAATCCACTTACTCTGAAGAGTGCTGCCCAGTGTATCTAACTATCAGATGGCAGGGATAAAGGGAATGATTATTAAATGTATTGATCAAGCTGATATAGACTGAGCTCACTTTACTTTAATTACTGTCCTACCTTTTATTCGATTATTTGGGAGTGGTGAGTTCTTTGGCTAATGTTATGGTGGTCACACAGGCCATAGCTGCTTCTATGTGTTGAATATAAGTGTTTATGGTAGGTGAATAGGAACATTTCGGTCTGTTTGCcaatttcattgttttgtttactACAGGTTTTAAAAGGGCACAAAACATTCCTGAATGCAGCTCACAACTGGGAGTTCCTCATCTGGGAAACAGCCCTCCTCCTTTTTCTACTGCGCCTGGCATCACTGGGCTCtgaaaccaacaaaaaatatAGTAATATTTCAATCCTGCTCACTGAACAGGTATCTCAGCTGCAGCTCACCCTCCTATGGGCTTACTGTTTTCTAGTATGAAAGTGATCTTTGCAGTTCAAATGAACTCCCTTATTTCAGCTTGGTGCCTTTTTTAAGAcctcttttgatttttatttgttcatAATAGAAGAGTAGCTCCTACAGCAGGCTTAAAGGAAGAAAGCCAGTTACCCAGGCCCAAATgccaatgtttttcattttttgttgatGGCCGGGGGAGAGAAGAACCTATCACTCTGGGAAAAAGTTGGATGTTTGTTAATCTATTACTGCTCCACTTGAAAACCACAAGTAAGCACCATAGCAGGGTAGTGACTTTTGCAAAAGCCTGCAGTCCCTATGCTGTAAACACAGATGTGGCTTGGGTGAAGTGCTTGGATGTAAAATCTGCTCTAAAATACCTGTTTCCATCACAGATTAATTTATACCTAAAGATGGAAAAGAAGCCAAACAAGAAAGAACAGCTCTCCCTAGTGAACAATGTTTTAAAACTGTCTACAAAGCTACTGAAGGTGAGTTCCTATCCTTAACTCTCATGTTGCCTACCAAAAAAGACAACAGTTTAGGTCACTAATTTGCCGAGACCACTGcatgtcatgctgaccaataccaTCTCATTGCTTCCTTGTATTCTCAtctatgtctgtctgtcttactCTGTAAGCTCTCTAGGGTAAGGGAtgctgtctttgtacagtgcctagcacagtgggcttGTCAATGACTGAGGTGCCGGGTGATACCAGTAGGGACCAGGGAGGTGGAGGACTAGCTTGTCATTCTAGTTGTACTGTCTTGTTTCCTCATTTTCCctcactggaatttttggattcCAGTCATTTATTACTAGGGAATGAGCCTGGTGTGCGACACCTACAAGATGCTCCCCAGATATAAAATTCTAAACCGTTCACCAGCCCACTAGTTTGATCTAAGTGTTGCCATAAGGAAGATTCTCACCCTTTATGATAGGGTCAGTGaaatgcttcagccctggggaggCAGAGATGCCTATTTAATGTACCCAAAGGATTCTGCAATATCTGGTTGGCAGAAGTCTGTCTAGGGAATAGCAGGCTATCAGAGTAATTGAAAACGTTGGTGACTACAACTGGGTCCAGGTGTAACTTCCGTTTTCTCATTACAGGAGTTAGACACACCATTTAGACTCTATGGCCTGACTATGAACCCTTTAATCTACAACATCACACGAGTTGTGATCCTGTCTGCCATCTCAGGTGTTATAAGTGATCTTCTTGGATTCAATATCAGAGTAAGTGCCGCTGCCATTTGAGATGGCAAGGAGCATGTTCCAGGAGACTGGGACCTAATTGACTTATGgaagacctgggtttaattctgGTTTTGCCACTAACTTACTGTCATTAGCACAATTGCTTCACCTGTTTCCCCTTCATCTGTGCTTTGGGGCAAACCCACTCATGTTTTAGGACAGCAGGAATGGCAAGTGGATAAATTCAGATAAGCACACAAGTAGTTTATAGGACTGTCTACTACAGCCCAAAAAAACTGCAAGTTTTTGGCTGCCTCAGAAGAAGAGCTACAATCAATGACTGTTAGTTTACTAGCATGCCTAAACCATTATGTAATAGTATGCATTTTATCTCAGTGTTTCAAAGACTAGCATCTGCATGTTGCATTTTTTACAATGGCTGTAATTTATTCAAGAGAtttcttgttttgctttgttATTTGAAGTCTCTCTCAGATAAACACCAATTCCTAACCTCTCTTTTCAGTTATGGAAAATCAAACCATGAACTGGCCAAGGCTCAGCCCTCAATGCTGTGAGGATTATCAAACCATCAGGACAACACCGGATAGAAGCAAGACATTGGCTTGAGGCAGAGGTGGTCCTAAATTTTGGCATATTTCTTACACATTTCTTTGTGTATCAAAGATGTTCTCACATTGCTTAGATTCAGAGCCTACAGAATAAACTAGTTTAACTTGTGAGGGCAGCCCAGGACTTGCACACTAAGAAACAAAACTCGATTTGTCCAACAGCAGTGTGACACTGTTCTAGGGCATTTCCCTATTAAGTAGGTGCCAAAGTGTGCAGCAACCATACATTTTGGAGGGGCCTCAAAACAGTAGGAGAACAATGATATGGGATTCTGTATACAACAGCTTGTGTCTATAGCccatttatatatgtataaataaattACAGCAGCAGGTTGGCTCTTTCTTCCACAACTAACTTGTTGTGGCAGCTTCTCCATTTCCTCTCTGTTAACGTGAGACCTTTAatttcactgcagtaagtcagtACTATGACTCCCAATTACTGCTTTAAGATATAAAAAAGCTCTTCATTTGTTAAAATATGATGTTAAGGCCTTGACATGAGGACTCACTTTCCTAATAACTGTCCAGGCTAAATGCATTACAGATGAGCAGAACATGCCAGGTGCTGGATGGTTAGGGGGTAGACTTTAAAATTCTGCTATCTGTGCCTTTTTAGTTTACATATTAGAGCAGATCCCTGTTCCTCTTTCCATCAGCTGCATCTTCCTCCAGTATCCCATTTGATAGGTGCATGTGTCTAGTGGCTTCAAGTAAAACATTCATTTAAGTGCTTTTAGGCTAGAGGGGCAAAGTCTGCTTTGAACCTTGCCCCTTTATTCTGTGCTACTATAGCCTTTCATGAAAATTCAGTCCCTCCACCCAAGATAAATATTGCCTCCAAAGGCACTTGATGGTTAAACTTTCAGTTGCATAGCAACATTAAAGCCACTCTGCTGCACATACCAGGAGACATGATAGTTTTTATATAATAAAGTGTTCTTCAGACAACTCATTATTCTTGACTGATAAGCCCTAATAGAACAAGCAAAGCATTCTCCAGGAGGGAATATGCAAACACTTGTTCTCTACAACCTCTCAATCTGTAAAGCACCATCAGTGTATAAACACTTCTCTAGCTGCTACcagcattctgaaaactgaagaaTAGAGTAACATTTACATGCAACACTTGAATCTTTGGTAATGAGGAGGTGGGTCAATAGGACTGTTAAAGCATTCTGGAAAATATTAATGCTTTCTACTTCTATAGTGCCTTACCTTTCTAACACAGGTAAGTATTATTCAGAGATGTGGTAAGTGGAAGAAAAGAAGATTCCCCTTTTCTAATTCACAGCCTCCTAAAAGTATACAGCAGCTGCCTTTTATGCAACATACTACTAAAGCACCTTGGACCAAAGTAAATGGCCCTCTGGGGTAAGGGCTGATTGTGAAAACCATGTGAAGCACGAATGTGATAACCTCCCCTTCAGTGTGAGATCTAACTGTCTACAACTGGTCTGAGAAAAGAATCTAAAGTCACCTCATTAGGAGAAGTTGTTTTGCTGTAAAAGTGCAGCTTGTGTTTTTCTTACGCTGgtgactttttccttttttaataaattaagaaATAGTCAGTCAGTCATAGGACTAAGATTGAGAGAAAAGGATACCTTTAACTCCACTGTCCCATCTCACGCCATAAAGGGACGATGACATAGGTCATTGTTCGTAGTAAATTGTTTATGCAAAGCTATTTTCTGTACAATGAAAAGtagtaaaaatgtaaaaagtgACATTTAATACACAAATAAACCCGTGGAAGCAAACTCCATCAAACAGCTGGTATTATATTTTGCAGGACTGTGGTTGAGTATGTTATGTGAAGAGGGAGACAAGGTAACTTTCAGATAATAAATGCAGTTTATCATTGGAAAATATGGATGTTTATGGGTAACTTGGGCAGTATATTTAGCTAAAAGACAGTTTTAATGCAGACCGCATCATTGTAAAATGAGGCTACAGCTAACATTTGACAGTGCAAGAATGAACAGGCTGTGAATGGGAGTTTCTTTTtaatatatctatataaaaaaTGAGCGATTTACAGGTCTTTAGTCAGAACCTCagaagtgtgtatatataaaggTGCTGTACAATATATAAACATTTACATCCATATGTTAGCATTCCAAGGCCACATTGCTAAGTCATCTTATACAGTAAGTACAGGTACAAGTTCTCTAGAAAAGACTCACAAACAGGACACCAAAGCAGGTCACAATGTTAACAATCAGAAAACAACATTTGGATGGATGGGTAGTTGCTGACCGTTAACCATTGAAATGGTGCTAATTCATCTTAGTATTAAATTTCTGAATTTGGTACTATTCTCAATGGTTAGAACAAGTGCATACTCCTTACTTAAAGAGGATCCCACAGGTTTTATCAACCAAGAATACAGGATTAATATCTACATAGGCTAACTCAAATATTTTCACAGTCAAGCTCTACAATATTGAGGATTTGTACAGTT encodes:
- the PHTF1 gene encoding protein PHTF1 isoform X3 → MAQRILLRRSVEGASSDNSYEGKNRRPLASSNQSVSQVNQAIKGTRESDSVVESELDSTAFSQESRSCFSGGSQSCSVSRRDSESTRHDSETEDMLWDDLLHGPECRSSYTSDSEEGNVKGSKRDLKDDVFQQNHLFWLQNTSPASAKVSALIWEGSECKKVDMSVLEISGIIMSRVNAYQQGVGYQMLGNVVTIGLACLPFLYRLVHTKNLEQLRSISMKELLNIFCGAPTITPVIVLAVINFLERLCLTWMFFFMMCVAERTYKQRFLFAKLFSHITSARKARKYEIPHFRLKKVENIKIWLSLRSYLKRRGPQRSVDVVVSSIFLLALSIAFICCAQVLKGHKTFLNAAHNWEFLIWETALLLFLLRLASLGSETNKKYSNISILLTEQINLYLKMEKKPNKKEQLSLVNNVLKLSTKLLKELDTPFRLYGLTMNPLIYNITRVVILSAISGVISDLLGFNIRLWKIKP
- the PHTF1 gene encoding protein PHTF1 isoform X1, translating into MWLLVLYLMQVIAIVLYFMIPVASASEIIGPMCLMLLMGTVHCQIVSTQINKPPGTNGSSRRRRKLRKPVGSDGSRDAGSWSSSDKANKGDKQLEPTSIINSLFGMLFRRRLRRVKLVADKGTETESGVSSVYSGIKNRLSRSEYRLLHFKERDRLSDGEKSHRDGCTHTGGISDELSSEEDAEAMAQRILLRRSVEGASSDNSYEGKNRRPLASSNQSVSQVNQAIKGTRESDSVVESELDSTAFSQESRSCFSGGSQSCSVSRRDSESTRHDSETEDMLWDDLLHGPECRSSYTSDSEEGNVKGSKRDLKDDVFQQNHLFWLQNTSPASAKVSALIWEGSECKKVDMSVLEISGIIMSRVNAYQQGVGYQMLGNVVTIGLACLPFLYRLVHTKNLEQLRSISMKELLNIFCGAPTITPVIVLAVINFLERLCLTWMFFFMMCVAERTYKQRFLFAKLFSHITSARKARKYEIPHFRLKKVENIKIWLSLRSYLKRRGPQRSVDVVVSSIFLLALSIAFICCAQVLKGHKTFLNAAHNWEFLIWETALLLFLLRLASLGSETNKKYSNISILLTEQINLYLKMEKKPNKKEQLSLVNNVLKLSTKLLKELDTPFRLYGLTMNPLIYNITRVVILSAISGVISDLLGFNIRLWKIKP
- the PHTF1 gene encoding protein PHTF1 isoform X2 produces the protein MIPVASASEIIGPMCLMLLMGTVHCQIVSTQINKPPGTNGSSRRRRKLRKPVGSDGSRDAGSWSSSDKANKGDKQLEPTSIINSLFGMLFRRRLRRVKLVADKGTETESGVSSVYSGIKNRLSRSEYRLLHFKERDRLSDGEKSHRDGCTHTGGISDELSSEEDAEAMAQRILLRRSVEGASSDNSYEGKNRRPLASSNQSVSQVNQAIKGTRESDSVVESELDSTAFSQESRSCFSGGSQSCSVSRRDSESTRHDSETEDMLWDDLLHGPECRSSYTSDSEEGNVKGSKRDLKDDVFQQNHLFWLQNTSPASAKVSALIWEGSECKKVDMSVLEISGIIMSRVNAYQQGVGYQMLGNVVTIGLACLPFLYRLVHTKNLEQLRSISMKELLNIFCGAPTITPVIVLAVINFLERLCLTWMFFFMMCVAERTYKQRFLFAKLFSHITSARKARKYEIPHFRLKKVENIKIWLSLRSYLKRRGPQRSVDVVVSSIFLLALSIAFICCAQVLKGHKTFLNAAHNWEFLIWETALLLFLLRLASLGSETNKKYSNISILLTEQINLYLKMEKKPNKKEQLSLVNNVLKLSTKLLKELDTPFRLYGLTMNPLIYNITRVVILSAISGVISDLLGFNIRLWKIKP